CGATCCCGCAGGCCGGCCATGCCCCCGGCTTCGTAGTCCCGAATCCAGCGCCGGATCGATTTTGCGGAGACTGTCGCATAGCGCCCGCTGGGCCAGGCTACGGACTTCCGCGACAGGCGCTCGATAGTTTCCGAACGCTCCGCTGTTCGCGCCGGATGCTGCAAAGCGTCCTCAATGACGCCATACCGCCAATGCGCTGTTTTCGAGTGCTGGCTGACGATCTGGACCGGGCTGTCATCCACTACGGGTACCAGCGCCTGGGCATGCCAGGCGTCCTGCAATGGCGCGGGAAGGCTATCGACCCGCACCTGGTACTGCACGCCGCTCTTGCCGCCTTTGCCCCGGACTGTGCGGACGATCAGATTATGCTTTCGCCACGGGTGGCCAGCATGGGCTCGGGAAAGGGCAAATCGTGCTGGCCGTGCAGTGATACCCGCTGCCTCAGCGAAGGCCGACGCGTCGATCCATGCTAACTCCATCGCAGACCGATCCCCGCCGCGCGCTGAATCCGCGCCTTCAATGCCAGAGACTTCGGTCCCTTTCGCTCATCCTTGATGCACTTCTCGGCATACTGCCGTAGTACATTGTTTGCGCGGCACCATTCGTTGAGTGTCGTGCCCTTGAGAATAAAGCCGGCCCTGACCCGATTATAGAGGGTAGAGCGTTGAGATATCTGGCATGCCTGCTGTTTTGTGGTACGGTTTGGGGTATTCATGCACCCAGTTTATGCACAAACGGACAGTATTACAATATATGACTGCTCAAATGAACACTGTCGCTGAAAGATTCAGATACGCTGTCGAGAATTATCGACCTGCAGAACACATGACGCATTTGGCGTTTTCTATAGATTCCGGTATCCCAATTCGGTCTGTTTACAATTACATGGAAGGAAAAAGGCAGCCGAATAGTAATGCTCTCGCAAAACTTGCTGTAATCGGAGTAAATGTGAACTGGGTTCTTACTGGTAACGGCTCCCCATTCGAGCGAGATTATTTGGATAAGCGAATAGTCGATAAGTTATTAGTGTTATTTTTGCATCCTATTCTTGATTATATTTTTTCAAAAAAGGATGGGGCACTCAACCAGGCAGAACGAGAACGCTTGGTTTTATATATGATGGATGACGCCGAACTAGGCTTGGGAGGCGCAATTAGGGCACTAATCGATGAGGGTGCGGCAATAGGAGGCGTCAATGATTTGCGCGAATGGGTCGATGCGTTAAAAGATATGACAACACCAGAGCCGACTGAAGAATAGCCGCAATAGTAGCCGCAATCAAATTGCGCCTGTGTAATATCAATGACTTAGCAGATTCGGACGCTGCAATAATTATTTGGGCATAAGCCCGCTTAAGTCACTGTTTTAAATGCATTTTTAGGGTCCGCAACGTGTCCGCAATCAGGGTCCGCAATGCCCAAATAATTTTTTCCGCCTCAGTACGCTGTAATGGCATGGCTGCATTGTTCAAGAACAAAAACAGAACGGTATACGACTGTCTTCCTTGCGGCAAGTCCCGTTTTCACAAGTCGTCGCGCTGACCGGCTTGCCCGTTCGGGCGCGGCGCGGCATGGTGTTGCCCGTCGTTTTGTATGGGTACGGGCAGGTCATGGAACAGCGTCCTCTGGAAGGTATTGTCGTCGCCGAGTTCGGAAACACGATCGCCGGGCCGTTTACCGCCCGGATCCTCGGCGATCTGGGCGCGGAGGTGTTCAAGTTCGAACCGGTCAATGGCGGCGATCCGGTGCGGCAGTGGTCGCCGCCCCATGTCGGCGGATTGCCGAGCACGTTCCAGGCGCTGAACCGCGGCAAGCGATCCATCGCGGTGGACCTGCGACGGCTGGAAGACCGTGACGTGCTGTTCCGCTTCATGACGGAAAAGGCGGATGTCGTTGTCCAGAACACCCGGCCCGGCGCGATGGACAAGCTTGGCCTTGGCGCAACGGCCCTGTGCGCGGCGGCGCCGCGGCTGGTCTATTGCAATATCAGCGGGTTCGGCCGGTCGGGGCCGCTGAAGGACCTGGCGGGATACGACCCGCTGATGCAGGCCTTTTCCGGTATCGTCAGCGTTACCGGCGAAGCGGACCGCCCGCCCAGCCGGGTCGGCGTGTCGATTGTCGATATCGCCACCGCGACCTGGGCGACCATCGGCATTCAGGCGGCGCTGCTGCGCCGGGCGAATACGGGCCGGGGCGGCGTCGTCGATGCGTCGCTGTTCGAATCCGCGCTGAACATGATGATCATGCCGGTGGTGCAGATGCTGGCCGGCGGCGCCGCGCCGGGCCGCAGCGGGCTGCGCGGACCGCTGGTGGCGCCGAACAATGCCTACCCGGCGTCCGACGGGCTGCTGATGATCACGACCGCGACCGACGGGCAGTTCGTGAAGCTGTGCGGGTTGCTCGGTCACCCGGAACTGGCGCAGGATCCGCGCTACCGGACCGTCAGCGACCGGATGGCGAATGAGGCGTCGCTGAGCGCGGTCATCCAGGCAGCGGTCTCCCGCCGGCCGCGCGCGGAATGGGCCGCGCTGCTGGACGCCGCGGGCATTCCGAACGCCCCGGTCCAGGACCTGGCCGAGGTGATGCGCCACGCGCAGACCCTGGCGACCGGCATGCTGCAATCCAGCCCGGACGCGGATTTCAGGCTTCTTGGCCTGCCGGTATCCATCGACGGCGAGCGCCCGGGCTTTGGCAGACCGGCCCCGCAACTGGGCGCGGACAATCAGATGCTCTTTGACTTTGCCGGGGAAGGCATGGAAGCGGGAGGCAGTGTATAATGGATATTCAGCCGGTGGCTGGTGCGCTGGGCGCGGAAATTTCCGGCGTCGACCTGCGCCAGGAATTTTCCAACAGCGTCGCGGCGGAAATTCACGCAGCCTTCCTGAAGCATCATGTGCTGTTCTTCCGCGACCAGCACCTGACGCCGCAGCAGGAACTGCGCTTCACCCGTATATTCGGCGAACCGGATCTCTATCCGTTTCTCCAGGGCCTGCCGGATGCGCCGGAAGTCATCGAAATCCTCAAGACCGAGACGGATACGAAGAATTTCGGCGGTTCCTGGCATTCCGACACGACCTATATGGAGAAGCCGGCCCTGGGTTCGGTGCTGAGCGCGGTGGAGGTTCCCGATTACGGCGGCGATACGCTGTTCGCCAATACGGCGATGGCCTATGACGCGCTATCCGACGGGATGAAGGCGCTGCTGGCCGGTCTGGTCGGCGTCAATTCCTCCGAAGGTCCCTATCGCGGCGGCCGCAAGGCGGCGATGGCCACGCTGAACGGCATGAAGGACGCCTATGCGGTCGAGGCCGAAGTCTACGAATCCGAACATCCGGTTATCCGCACCCATCCCGAAACGGGCGGCAAGGCGATCTATGTGAACAGCAGCCATACGAAGCGCTTCCGCGGCATGACCGAAGCGGAAAGCCGGCCGCTGATCGATTTCCTGTGCCGGCATGTCATCCGGCCGGAATTCACCTGCCGCTTCCGCTGGACCCCCGGGGCGCTCGCGGTGTGGGACAACCGCTGCACCCAGCACCATGCGCTGAACGACTACGCCGGCAGGCGCCGGCGGATGCATCGCGTCACGATCAAGGGTGACCGTCCTTTCTGACGCAACCAATCGACGGATAATCAACAAGGGAGAACACCATGCTTGCCAAATGGATCAAGGTCCGGGTGAAACCGGATATGCACGAAAAATTCCTCAAGGCGATCGAGGTCGATGCGCTGGGTTCCGAGCGGGACGAGCCCGGCTGCTGCCGTTTCAACGTGCTGAAGGATGTCAGCGACCCGAACGTCTATTACTTCTATGAAGTCTATGTGGACGAGGCGGCGGTAGAGGCGCACCGCGCGGCGCCGCATTACGCCGTATGGAAGGCGGCGGCGGATACGCTGGACGGTCCGACCGAACGGATCGAGACGACCTCCGTGTTTCCGGCCGATCCGGGTTACTGGACGACGAAGGCTTAAGGCGCCGGACGGCTGCAGATTGCCCGGCGCCCGCGTTTCCCTGGCTATTTGTTGTCGGCGGCGGAAACGATCGCCGAGTCGTCCCGGTTGCCCCATTCGCCCCAGGAGCCCATGTAGTTCTTCACCTTCGGATAGCCCAGCGATTTCAGCACGATCCAGGTGCTGGCCGACCGGTATCCGCCCTGGCAGTAGGGGATGCAGGTCTTGTCCGGGGTGACGCCCTTCGATTCATACATGGCGCGGATTTTGTCGGCGGGCAGTAGCGCGCCCTTGTCGTCCAGGTGGTCGCGCCAGAAGATATGCACCGCGCCCGGCATGGTGCCGACGCGCCGGGCGCGCTTTTCCGTGCCCAGATATTCGGTTTCCCGCCTTGTGTCGATCAGCACGACGCTGTCGTCCTTCAGCCCGGCATGCACATCGAACCGGGTCGCCAGTTCGGTCAGGTTGCGCTCGCCCGACAATCCGCCGCCGGACGGGGGCGATGGCTCTGTAGTCAGGTCGTAGCCGGCATCGAGCCATCCCTGTGCGCCGCCGTCGAGGATACGAACGTCCCTGTGGCCCAGCACGGTCAGCAGCCATACGCCACGCGCCGCGCGTTCGCCGGTTTCACTGTCATAGATCACAACCGGCCGGTCCATGGTGACGCCGCGTGAGGCGAACTGCGCCTGGAACATTGCCAGGAAGGCGTTCAGCGGCGCTTCCGACGTGTCGTTCAGGCTGACGCCGTAGAGATCGAGATGCTGCGTGCCTGGAATATGTCCTGCCGCATAGTCTTCCGCCGGTCGGAAATCGAGGATGCTGACCTGGCCGAGTTTGTCGTGCAGTTCCTGCGGCGTGATCAGCAGGTCGAGTGTGGGGAAGCCCTTATGAGACATCGGTTTCGCTTTCGTCATAATGGCGGCCGGATGCCGCGCGCAGGCCGGGACCGTACCAAGGAGTACGACACGGGGCAACGATTTGCGGCGTCGTTACCGCTATGCCGATCCGAATGGCGGTCAGGGCGGAACCGCGCCTCGATTGTCTGTCATGGGACGGACCGGTAGGCGACATGCACCGGCGGCGGTTCGGGATGCGGGCGCGGCGGATCCTGCGGCGGCGGTTCGAATGGCGGGTCATCAATCGGGTCGTCCGGCGCCTCATCCGGCGGCGGCTTCACCGGCGGCCGTTCGGGAATGATAATCGGTGGTGGCGTGACCGGCGGGTCCGGCTCCGCCGGCGGGTTCGCGGGATTTCTGCTGACGTGAAGCGAATTCATGCGAATACCTCCTTGTCGTTACTATCTGGTGACGACACGGGCGATGTGAACCCCTGCGCGGGAACCGGATTAACCGGAATCACCCGCGGCAATGCGCGTTCAAGACGATTTTTAGTTCCGCAACAGCAGGATAATGCCGCTGACGAACAGCAATATGCTGACCAGATGGACATAGGCCTGGGTCGACATGATGGCATGAGCGCGCCCGCCGACCCACAGGCCGGCGGCGATCAGCGGCAGGCCGGCCAGAATGGCCAATGCCATATCGCCTGTCAGCAGGCCGAAGGACGCAAATGCGGCGAGTCTAATGGCGCCATCGATCAGGAAGTTGGCCGAGAAGGTCGCCCGCGAGGCGTCCTTGTCCAAGCCGCGCAGGTTGAAATAGATAATGTAGAACGGTCCGCCCGTGCCAAATAGCGTGCCGATCATGCCGCCCAGGAGGCCGCAGGGGACCGCCAGAACCCGTGACCCCCGCAAAACCGGCAGTGGCAGGATCTGATACACGGCGTAAATGATCACGAAAACCGCCAATGCCTGCTTCAGCGTCGACGATGCCAGCGACTGCAGCACGGTGAGGCCCAGAGCAACGCCGACAAGAGTGAATGGAATCAGCACAAGTTCCTCGCGCCATACAATCTTGTCGTGGTTACGAATGCCCTGGCTGGCGGAACCGATATAATCGAACAACACGACAACCGGCACGACGAAGTGGACCGGAAACACCATGGCCAGCAAGGGCACGGCGATAAGCCCGGATCCGAATCCGGCCATGCCGCGAACCATATAGGCGATGAACACGACCATCGCCGCAAACAACCATTCCAGCTGAAATTCCACGTCGGTGGTTTCTACCTGATTATTGCCAAGGCGAGGACATCCGGTTGGCGGCTATGCGGCGGGACCGGGACCGCGGCGAAAGGGTTATAAATACCGGCTGATTCCTTAACCAATATGGATATCACGCCGGGGTGGCTGTTTGTAGCTGATACAGTTACAGGTGCGGGGAGCGCAAGTCTTTGATCCATGATTCTGTAATAACCCGGGCAAACTTTTGCCGATGGGGAGACCCGGTTGCGAATTGCCTCAATCCAGAAACCGCGCCATTTTCCCGATGGCGCGAATCCGGCTGGAGGGGAGAAATCCGCCGGCAAACTGCCTCCGACGGTAATCCGTTAATCTTTAATAAATCACTCGCGCATAAACTTGGTTAAAGTATGAGCAACGTTTCAAACGAGAAGCTATGGCTGGTTGCGCGCATGAAAGCGGACATGGTTCCTGTCCGGTCGGGCGGCGATCGTTTTTGGAAAGGATAAGGTTATGGTGCCCGTGAATTGGTTCCCGGTCGTTTTGACGTTCACGCTAGTCGGGTCGGTATTGGCGCCCGCCGCCGTTACGGAAGCCGCCGAAAAAAAATGCCTCTTCGTTTCTTCCTATCATCAGGGATACGCCTGGTCGGACGGCGTGGAGCGCGGTCTTCGCGCCGTCCTTGACGGCAAATGCCAGTACCGCCAATTCAACATGGATTCAAAGCACCGGAAATCCGTGGAAGTAAAAAAGCAAATCGCGCTCGAAGCGAAAGACATTATCGATTCGTGGAAGCCGGATGTCGTGATTACCGCGGACGACAATGCCGCGAAATACCTGATTCAGCCGTACTTCAGGGATCATGCGGTTCCGTTCGTCTTTTCCGGCATAAACTGGACCGCGGAGGAATACGGATTTCCCTACAGCAATATGACCGGCATGATTGAGGTGGCGCCGATCATGCCGATGCTGAAAAGTGCAATGGATATCGTACCGAACCTTCGCCGGGCCTTTTACCTGGGCGCCGATACCCTGACGGAAAGTAAGAACCTGGAACGGTTCAGGGAGGCGGCGGAACAGCTTGGTTTCGAACTTGAATTCGCGCTGGTCGATTCGACTGAAAAATGGCTGCAGGCCTATGAGCGGGCGCAGGAAACAGATCTCGTCGTTCTTGGCAGCAATGCCGGTATAAATGACTGGGACGAAGCGCGGGCGCAGGCGGGCGTGCTGAAGCTGACCGGCAAACTGAGTGTAACCAATCATGACTGGATGATGCCTTTCGCGATCGTCGGCGTCACGAAAGTACCCGAGGAACAGGGAGAATGGGCGGCGAAAGCAGCGCTTGCGATCCTCGGCGGGATTTCGCCTTCGGCGATCCCCGTTGTCCCCAACAGCCGGCGCGATATCTGGGTAAATCCGAAAATCATCGATGCGGCGAAGATCACGCTGCCTGTCAGTATGATGCGAAAAGCCAAAAAGGTACTGTAGGTTGACTGCAATCCGCTATCGCTGGCCGTTCAGGACATTTGATACTGTCGGATTTTCGGTGTTTACCGGCCTGACATGCGTTTCCCTGGCCGTGCTGGCCATATGGCTTGACCTGGGCGCATCGAAAACGGCGTTCGACGAACGCGTATCCAGCATGCAGCGAATGCTGGCGCAGCAGTTCGGCAATACCGATGCGATCCTCACATCGCTGGCCGGGCTGCACCATTCAAGCGACAATATAAAAAACCATGAATTCGCAGGACAGTCACGCGAACTTCTTGCGGCCTACCCGTTCGTCGACGCGATCGTGCAGGCGAACGTGCTGGAGGCGGAGAATCGTGCCGCGATGGAAGAACGGATGCAGCGTAACGGCTACGTCCAGTTCAGCCTGAGCGAACATATCGACGGTGAAATCAGGAAACGGACGTCCGGCCGCAAGTTTCACCTGCCGATTGTCGTTCTTGAACCCTTCGATCCCATGAATGCGCCGCTCATTGGCTTTGACCTGCTTTCCAACCCGGCTCTGGCCGATGCCCTGGCGACAGCGATCGCGAGCGGACAGGTGGCGATTTCCAATTCGGTAATCCTCCCGAATCTCGGGGAACGCATATTTGTCTTCAAGGCGTTCTATCTTGGCTACACATCGCCCACCACGGAGAGCCTGCGCAAGATTCAGACCAGCGGCATCATTGCGCTGATCATCGATCCGCGCCGGTTTCTCGAAAAAATCATTAAAGATTACAGCGACCTGGAGATCACCTTCCTCGTGTCCGATGATTCGGAGAACGAATCCAGCAGGACGTTGTTCGAACATGTGCCGAAACAGCAGAGCGTCCGCCTGCCGTTCATCAAATCGTTCACGTCGCAAATACCGCTAAGCGAGAAGAATGCAACCTTCATGCTTGAGATCCGCCGGGCGCCGACACTGGAGCAGATCCGCTTCTGGCTGGTCATTCTGCTGGTCGTCATCGGCGCATTTGGTTGCGGATTCCTCGGTCTCGCGATCTGGCAGAAGCGCGCCAGCCAGTTACGCAGTGACGAAGACGAACGGATCTTGCGTGAAAACGAGATCAGGTTTCGCGACTTTGCGGAAATAGCATCCGATCTGTTCTGGTCGACCGACAGGGATCTCAGGATCGACTATTCCTCCGACGGGCCATTCGTTCTTTCCGTGGAGCCGCTTCAGACGCTGCTGACGGGGGACAGGAAAGACGGCGAGATCAGCATCAGTGAGAGTGTCGCAAGACGGCTTGCGGACGACCTGGAAAATCGCAGGCCGTTTCGTGATATCCGTTACAGCTGCAATGACGCGGACGGTTCCGTCAGGTGGTGGGCGGTGTCCGGCAAGCCGACATTCGACAGCGATGGAACGTTTAGCGGATACCGGGGTACCGGACGCGACGTCACGAAGGAGACGGAAGCGCGCCATGCCCTGATCGAGTCGAAGGAGGAAGCGGAAATTGCCAACCGCTCGAAGTCCGAATTCATCGCGAACATGAGTCACGAACTCCGGACGCCGCTGAACGCGATAATCGGGTTTTCAGAGGTGCTGGAGTCGGAACGCCTCGGGCCGCTGGGGTCGACGCGCTATCGCAGTTACGTGAAGGATATCCACAATTCGGGCATTCATCTCCTGTCGTTGATTAACGACATTCTTGACCTTTCCAAGGTGGAGTCCGGTTTTGATGACCTCAATGAAGAGAGTATCGATATCGCCGAAGTGGTGCGCGCCCTCATTATCCTTATTAACCCGCATGCGGTGAAAGGCGACGTCACGCTTGAAATGGAACTGGAGGAGAACCTGCCGCCGCTGTTTGCCGACGAGCGGAAAATCAAACAGATCCTGGTCAACATCCTGAGCAATGCGATCAAGTTCACGCATTCGAACGGCAAGGTCGTCCTGAAAATCCGGTGCCTGGACACCGGTGCGTTCGAATTCCAGACCTGTGATAACGGTATCGGGATGTCGCCGGAGGAAGTTGAAAAGGCGTTGCTCAAATTCGGTCAGATTGACAGCGAACTCAACCGGAAATACGACGGCACCGGCCTTGGGCTTCCGCTGTCGAAGGCCCTGACGGAGCTTCACGGCGGTGTCCTGAAGATCGACAGCCTGAAGAACTGCGGCACGACTGTCACCATCCGGTTGCCCGCGTGGCGGACCCTGCATGCTGACAATTTGGTTCCCCAAACACATCCCGGCACGTCACGGTCGACTGCCACCACGGTTTGACCGGCGGGGCGTTACTCGTAACAAATTGTTAATCGTTCGGGTAAATAATGCACACCAGAAATCCTCAGCGACGCAGGACCAATAGCGGGCCGACGGGATTTACGGGGGGAGGAGCGCATGGCGCAGGACCCGGTACTGACACTGGACATGTATCTTCGCGCGCTGGCCGCCGAGCGGTCCCGTCTGGCGGATGAAAACGCCCTGTGCGACGTCGCGGGCGATGGTCCGGCTGAAATCGACGCCGCATTCGCCGCCCATAGCGAAAAATGGCATCCGGCAATGCGCAGCCTCGCCGATACGCCTGCCGCGACAATGGATGGCGTCATCGCCAAGCTCCGCATCCTCGCGGCGTCAATGATCGCCGGCCGGGAGACCGTCTATGACGAGGATATTCTCCTGCTCGCCATAGCCGATCTGGAACGGCTGTCCCGGCCGCAAAACCGCATTCTTCCGCACCCTGCTAAAACTGATTGATTACCCCGCCGTTGATCTGCAGCATCTGGCCGTTGATGAAACCGCCCTGGTCCGTCACCAGCAGGTCGACCATCGCGGCGATATCGTCGGGGGTGCCGAGCCGTCCCGCCGGGTTGTTCCGGAGCAGCGCCTGGTAGCGCGGCGCGGAGACGTCCTCGCTGATATCGGGGAAGGTGCCCGGCGAAATGATGTTGGTCGTCACGCCCTGCGGTCCGAACTCCTTCGATAGCGACTTTGTAAGGCCCCACAGCGCGTGTTTGGACACGCTTACCGCCGCCTTGCCCGCATAGCCCTGTTGCGCGTTCATGCCGGTGAAATGGATGATGCGGCCCCAGCCCTTCGCCAGCATGCCCGGCGCACAGGCGCGGGCAAGGTGATAGGCGGAATAGAAATTGGTATCCATGACGCGGTTCCAGTCCGCCTCGCTCGACTTCAGGAAGTCGCCGTCGGGTCGGATCGCGGCGTTGTTGACCAGCACGTCTACGCTGCCGAAGCGGTCGATGGCGGATTGCGCCATGGCCTTGACCTTGCCGGCATCGCCGATATCGCACATCTCGACCATCGATTCCGCGCCAAGTTTCTTGATTTCGTCAGCCACCGCCTCGCAGGCGGCGCGGTCGCGGGAACCGTTGAGCACGATGTTGTAGCCGGATGCGGCAAGATGCAGCGCGATGGCCTTGCCGATATTGCGCCCCGATCCGGTGATCAGCGCGGTCCGCTTGTCCTGAGCCATGAATTGATCCTCCCCGTTCTGCTTCAGATTTCAGGTTCCAGATTTCCGGCGCTGCCAGCCCATCATATGGCGCCGGCGCCGTGGTCGAGTCGCCCCTGCGCCAGCCGGCACAGCGCGTCGTAAATCCGGCGGTCGATTTCGATCCCTTCGCGGCGCAGCACCTCGCGCACGCGGTAGCCGCGTTCGCCTGGCAGACGGATTTCGTCCACGCCCGGCCGGCGCGGTACCGCCTTTATCGCGGCAATGCGCGCCGCCAGTTCGCGCCGGTAGTCGTCCAGGGAAACGAACAGGTCCGGCTTGAAGGCCATGATCATGTAGCCGCGCACATCGCCGGCTTCCCGCGCCTCGGCGCAGAGTGCGCCGATTGCGTCCATGGCCAGCGCCAGGCCGAATCCCTTGTAGCCGCCCTCGGGCCCGCCGAAGGGCAGCAGCGTGCCGCGCCGCGCTTCGCGCGCATCGGTGGTCGGTCGCCCCGAAGCATCCAGCGCGACGCCGTCCGGGATCGGCGCGCCCATGCGTTCGCGCAGCTGCAGGTCCGTCGCCATGAAGGCCGACGTCCCCATGTCGATGACCAGCGGGTCGCCTTCCGACGGAAAGCCGAAGGCGATTGGATTG
This genomic interval from Alphaproteobacteria bacterium contains the following:
- a CDS encoding ABC transporter substrate binding protein, which produces MVPVNWFPVVLTFTLVGSVLAPAAVTEAAEKKCLFVSSYHQGYAWSDGVERGLRAVLDGKCQYRQFNMDSKHRKSVEVKKQIALEAKDIIDSWKPDVVITADDNAAKYLIQPYFRDHAVPFVFSGINWTAEEYGFPYSNMTGMIEVAPIMPMLKSAMDIVPNLRRAFYLGADTLTESKNLERFREAAEQLGFELEFALVDSTEKWLQAYERAQETDLVVLGSNAGINDWDEARAQAGVLKLTGKLSVTNHDWMMPFAIVGVTKVPEEQGEWAAKAALAILGGISPSAIPVVPNSRRDIWVNPKIIDAAKITLPVSMMRKAKKVL
- a CDS encoding SDR family oxidoreductase; translation: MAQDKRTALITGSGRNIGKAIALHLAASGYNIVLNGSRDRAACEAVADEIKKLGAESMVEMCDIGDAGKVKAMAQSAIDRFGSVDVLVNNAAIRPDGDFLKSSEADWNRVMDTNFYSAYHLARACAPGMLAKGWGRIIHFTGMNAQQGYAGKAAVSVSKHALWGLTKSLSKEFGPQGVTTNIISPGTFPDISEDVSAPRYQALLRNNPAGRLGTPDDIAAMVDLLVTDQGGFINGQMLQINGGVINQF
- a CDS encoding ATP-binding protein, with protein sequence MTAIRYRWPFRTFDTVGFSVFTGLTCVSLAVLAIWLDLGASKTAFDERVSSMQRMLAQQFGNTDAILTSLAGLHHSSDNIKNHEFAGQSRELLAAYPFVDAIVQANVLEAENRAAMEERMQRNGYVQFSLSEHIDGEIRKRTSGRKFHLPIVVLEPFDPMNAPLIGFDLLSNPALADALATAIASGQVAISNSVILPNLGERIFVFKAFYLGYTSPTTESLRKIQTSGIIALIIDPRRFLEKIIKDYSDLEITFLVSDDSENESSRTLFEHVPKQQSVRLPFIKSFTSQIPLSEKNATFMLEIRRAPTLEQIRFWLVILLVVIGAFGCGFLGLAIWQKRASQLRSDEDERILRENEIRFRDFAEIASDLFWSTDRDLRIDYSSDGPFVLSVEPLQTLLTGDRKDGEISISESVARRLADDLENRRPFRDIRYSCNDADGSVRWWAVSGKPTFDSDGTFSGYRGTGRDVTKETEARHALIESKEEAEIANRSKSEFIANMSHELRTPLNAIIGFSEVLESERLGPLGSTRYRSYVKDIHNSGIHLLSLINDILDLSKVESGFDDLNEESIDIAEVVRALIILINPHAVKGDVTLEMELEENLPPLFADERKIKQILVNILSNAIKFTHSNGKVVLKIRCLDTGAFEFQTCDNGIGMSPEEVEKALLKFGQIDSELNRKYDGTGLGLPLSKALTELHGGVLKIDSLKNCGTTVTIRLPAWRTLHADNLVPQTHPGTSRSTATTV
- a CDS encoding TauD/TfdA family dioxygenase, with amino-acid sequence MDIQPVAGALGAEISGVDLRQEFSNSVAAEIHAAFLKHHVLFFRDQHLTPQQELRFTRIFGEPDLYPFLQGLPDAPEVIEILKTETDTKNFGGSWHSDTTYMEKPALGSVLSAVEVPDYGGDTLFANTAMAYDALSDGMKALLAGLVGVNSSEGPYRGGRKAAMATLNGMKDAYAVEAEVYESEHPVIRTHPETGGKAIYVNSSHTKRFRGMTEAESRPLIDFLCRHVIRPEFTCRFRWTPGALAVWDNRCTQHHALNDYAGRRRRMHRVTIKGDRPF
- a CDS encoding Ldh family oxidoreductase translates to MPDTEREERIHLATAEAQDLAERAMRGVGYDPADARILADHVMDAALCGYEYSGLPKLLNVVDAPDFREPRQTPRVLKESPVTALMDGGNQSGMIGIHYATQEAIRRATARGLAVVCMANTWMSGRSAYYCEAIARAGLVGIHTVSSPAQVAPFGGAGPALGTNPIAFGFPSEGDPLVIDMGTSAFMATDLQLRERMGAPIPDGVALDASGRPTTDAREARRGTLLPFGGPEGGYKGFGLALAMDAIGALCAEAREAGDVRGYMIMAFKPDLFVSLDDYRRELAARIAAIKAVPRRPGVDEIRLPGERGYRVREVLRREGIEIDRRIYDALCRLAQGRLDHGAGAI
- a CDS encoding sulfurtransferase — translated: MSHKGFPTLDLLITPQELHDKLGQVSILDFRPAEDYAAGHIPGTQHLDLYGVSLNDTSEAPLNAFLAMFQAQFASRGVTMDRPVVIYDSETGERAARGVWLLTVLGHRDVRILDGGAQGWLDAGYDLTTEPSPPSGGGLSGERNLTELATRFDVHAGLKDDSVVLIDTRRETEYLGTEKRARRVGTMPGAVHIFWRDHLDDKGALLPADKIRAMYESKGVTPDKTCIPYCQGGYRSASTWIVLKSLGYPKVKNYMGSWGEWGNRDDSAIVSAADNK
- a CDS encoding putative quinol monooxygenase yields the protein MLAKWIKVRVKPDMHEKFLKAIEVDALGSERDEPGCCRFNVLKDVSDPNVYYFYEVYVDEAAVEAHRAAPHYAVWKAAADTLDGPTERIETTSVFPADPGYWTTKA
- a CDS encoding CoA transferase produces the protein MEQRPLEGIVVAEFGNTIAGPFTARILGDLGAEVFKFEPVNGGDPVRQWSPPHVGGLPSTFQALNRGKRSIAVDLRRLEDRDVLFRFMTEKADVVVQNTRPGAMDKLGLGATALCAAAPRLVYCNISGFGRSGPLKDLAGYDPLMQAFSGIVSVTGEADRPPSRVGVSIVDIATATWATIGIQAALLRRANTGRGGVVDASLFESALNMMIMPVVQMLAGGAAPGRSGLRGPLVAPNNAYPASDGLLMITTATDGQFVKLCGLLGHPELAQDPRYRTVSDRMANEASLSAVIQAAVSRRPRAEWAALLDAAGIPNAPVQDLAEVMRHAQTLATGMLQSSPDADFRLLGLPVSIDGERPGFGRPAPQLGADNQMLFDFAGEGMEAGGSV
- a CDS encoding sulfite exporter TauE/SafE family protein, with amino-acid sequence MEFQLEWLFAAMVVFIAYMVRGMAGFGSGLIAVPLLAMVFPVHFVVPVVVLFDYIGSASQGIRNHDKIVWREELVLIPFTLVGVALGLTVLQSLASSTLKQALAVFVIIYAVYQILPLPVLRGSRVLAVPCGLLGGMIGTLFGTGGPFYIIYFNLRGLDKDASRATFSANFLIDGAIRLAAFASFGLLTGDMALAILAGLPLIAAGLWVGGRAHAIMSTQAYVHLVSILLFVSGIILLLRN